The DNA sequence TTGACACATATAAGCCGTTTTCATATACTCGGCCCGCCGAAAAAGCAAATTCCGGGGGGGGAAAAAAGATGCCATACGCAGTCACGGACGACGGGGTGAAACTCTATTACGAGGAGACCGGATCAGGCGTGCCGGTGATCTTTGTGCATGAATTCGCCGGAGACCAACGCAGTTGGGAGCAGCAAATCAGGTGTTTCGGCAGGCGCTATCGCGCCATCGCCTATAATGCGCGCGGCTATCCGCCCTCCGACGTGCCGGAGGCGGTCTCCTGCTATTCCCAGAACCGCGCCGCCGACGATATTGCCGCAGTGCTCGATCATCTCGGCATTGAGCGCGCGCATGCAGTCGGCCTGTCGATGGGTGGTTTCGCCGTGCTGCACTTCGGTTTCCGCCATCCGGAGCGCGCCCGCTCGCTCACCGTCTGCGGCTGCGGCTACGGCGCCGAGCCGTCGCAGCGCGAGCAGTTTCGCACCGAGGCTTCGACGATCGCCGCCTTCATCCAGAGCCAAGGGATGGCCGCCTTTGCGGACCAATATGCGTACGGCCCTACCCGCGTGCAGTTCGAGAACAAGGACCCGCGCGGTTTCGCCGAATTCAAGCGCCTGCTGGCCGGCCATTCCGCCGCCGGGTCGGCCAATACGATGCTTGGCTGCCAGCGCGAACGGCCGTCGCTTTACAACCTGGTGGATCAGATGAAGGCGCTGAGTGTGCCGACGCTGATCATGATGGGTGACGAGGACTGGCCCTGCCTGACGCCGGGGATTCTGCTGAAGCAGAACATCCCGGCGGCGGCCATGGTGGTCATGCCGAATTGCGGTCACGGCATTAACGTGGAGGAGCCGGGGATGTTTAACGCGATCGTCGGCGACTTCCTTGCGCAGGTGGAGAGCGGCCGCTGGCCCACTCGTGACCCCCGCGCGGTGACGCCGTCGATCACCGGCATGCGCTGAGCGAGGACCGGGAGGTTTCGCCGCAGTAACCGGCCTTGTTCCGGGGCTGTCAAGTTTTTACAGGCCGCGGCTGATCGATTTCTTTGCGCTTTCCGCCTTCAATTGATCTCCCTGGGCCGCTGCCTGTTCTTCTCCCCAGCAGGCTGCAGCACTCCTCCGTAAAGAGCGCCTTGAGCCCCCGGCTTTGCGCATAATTAACGGTTGTTTCATCTGGATAAGCGATCCCGTTCACTCCGCAATCTATCGCTGTCCTTTCCGCCCGTCGTTTGTAATTGCCCGGCGGTCGCGCGCAACCCAGGGTGATCGGTGTAGAGGGATTTAAAATCCGTGCGGTTGCGATGATTCGGGCCACTTCATCCAGCGCTGGCGGTTGAATCCCCGCCATCGCGGTTCCGCGTGCCGGGGTCAGAATAACCAGAACGATTGTTTCGGGATCAGCCTTTCTGATCATCTCTAGCGCCCGCTCTTCCCCCCGGATTTGACCGAAGTGCAGGCCAATTACGACATGGGGGGCGATCTGTAAGCCCGCGTCGCGGCAGTAGAGCATGGATTGCAGATAATCATCGGGTTTCCGGGTGAGGTGACAAACTTCGCGGATCGTGTTTTCAGCGCCGATGACATCCATCAATACCTGGTCCACCCCGGCCTCTTTCAGCCGGTTCGCGGTTTCCCGCTGAATC is a window from the Syntrophobacterales bacterium genome containing:
- a CDS encoding alpha/beta hydrolase — protein: MPYAVTDDGVKLYYEETGSGVPVIFVHEFAGDQRSWEQQIRCFGRRYRAIAYNARGYPPSDVPEAVSCYSQNRAADDIAAVLDHLGIERAHAVGLSMGGFAVLHFGFRHPERARSLTVCGCGYGAEPSQREQFRTEASTIAAFIQSQGMAAFADQYAYGPTRVQFENKDPRGFAEFKRLLAGHSAAGSANTMLGCQRERPSLYNLVDQMKALSVPTLIMMGDEDWPCLTPGILLKQNIPAAAMVVMPNCGHGINVEEPGMFNAIVGDFLAQVESGRWPTRDPRAVTPSITGMR